The Syntrophales bacterium genomic sequence GATATCACCGTTACCTTGACCGGCGGAGGGGAATCGCGGAGTTTCACCATCACGAAAAACACGGGATTCATACCATGAGGGTATCGGGGAAAGCCGCGTTGCGGGGATTCACATTGATCGAGGTGATCGTCACGATTCTTATCGTCGCGGTTGTCGGGGCGATGATGTATTCGGTATTGGGGACGTCCATGACGGGAAGTTCCCTCCCTGTGGGCAGGTTGCAGACCTCACTGGCGCTGCAGCAGACGATGGAAAACATCATGGCCGATTTCCGGAAAAATTTCGCCGGGGATGTCGCCGGACTTAAAAACGCGATCGGGACGGAAGGCGCAAGCCAGAACAACGCCTACGGGCAGTATGACGTCGTGCACAACCGTTTCATCAAGTTCACCGGGCAGAGCGAGGATGCGTGGGCTTCCGGAGATCCACAGGACATCCTCAAGGTCACGATCAAAAACGGCAACAACGAAACGCTGACGGCGATCTTTGTGCAATAAGGGCGCGAACATGAAAAAGAGGGCCGAAAAAGAAAAGGGATTCACCCTGCTGGAAGTGATCGTTGTGCTGATCATAGTCGGGGTCATCGCCGTGGTGGCGGGCATGGGCATCGTTTCCGTGGTGGAGGGGTTTATCTTTACGAAAATGAATGCGGCCACGGTACAGAAAGGGCAGATTGCCATGGCCAGACTGTTCAAGGAGTGCAACAACATCAGCGCCGTGACTGCCGCCGGCGCCACGTCCATAACCTTTGATGCCTATAAGAACGGCGTTTTGGCATCCCACACCGTTGCGCTCTCGGGGAATACGATCACCTTCGACGGCGATATTGTCGCCGACCAGGTGAGCGGCCTCG encodes the following:
- a CDS encoding prepilin-type N-terminal cleavage/methylation domain-containing protein translates to MKKRAEKEKGFTLLEVIVVLIIVGVIAVVAGMGIVSVVEGFIFTKMNAATVQKGQIAMARLFKECNNISAVTAAGATSITFDAYKNGVLASHTVALSGNTITFDGDIVADQVSGLDIGYYDSHNSAKQSTWAATRRIIEITIGLTGASGVVSEFRERVTPRNL
- a CDS encoding prepilin-type N-terminal cleavage/methylation domain-containing protein; its protein translation is MRVSGKAALRGFTLIEVIVTILIVAVVGAMMYSVLGTSMTGSSLPVGRLQTSLALQQTMENIMADFRKNFAGDVAGLKNAIGTEGASQNNAYGQYDVVHNRFIKFTGQSEDAWASGDPQDILKVTIKNGNNETLTAIFVQ